Below is a window of Amphiprion ocellaris isolate individual 3 ecotype Okinawa chromosome 15, ASM2253959v1, whole genome shotgun sequence DNA.
ggAAGGGGATATGGCACAAGCTGGACGAGGAAAAGAGGAGGGCTCAGTATGCAGGGAGGAGGGCAGAAGCGAGAGGGGGGAAAACTCAGGAGGTGAGAGAACATTTTTGTCTCAGGTTGTGTAAGTAAACTCATCCTTACTGACGCGTCACCGCTGAATCTTTCACctgagcagatttttttaaaaacagagttcTGGCCAgtttctttttgacatttttccatgaTGCTGGTGCCTGAGATCACTTGACCACCCTGGAATTACCCTGATCAGTGTAATTCCATGACTATGAATTTGTAGCAAAACTTTGCTTTAAATCTTCTCTGTCCAGACTTGTGTAACTCTCTCATCACCCTCCACATGTTCACTTCTTTTAATACAGAGACTTCATGTCAGAAATATTACAAGTCAAGCTCAGGTTGAGATAAagactttctgtttcttttatgGTTAAAGACCACCTTAaagaagatgtttttttgtttttgatctttttttaaaccttgGTAACAGTTCCATATAGTGTTTTCATAAACTCCAGAACAgatgaatgaaacaaacagtCAACACCATGACAGAGCATTTCTACCTTCACACTGCAGTAAACatatgacagtctcaaaaacatagATTAGAGGTGCTAGATTTCATAACAGCAGTTCTCCATATCATTCTTTTCAGAATCACTTTCTGTTTCGAACATGtatgaattactccaatattataACAGAACATTGGCAAGCAAAGAGGAGTTTTGAGCACTTTTTAGACATACGATCAGGAACATTTTTGCCTTATCAGTCCATTAAAATGACAGCACTCTGTCATTCAGACTTACACCATCGTTCCATTGTTCCTCTTGGTTACATTCAGGCATCCAATATTTGTCAGTCATGCCTGATTAGACCTCACACCAAGTGATGTATAGTACAAAGTTTAGTTGGCAGCTGAGTAGCTTTCAAATTGTGAAACAGAAATGAGTAATGTGCTGAGTGATTTTTGGTGTACAAACTGTGTCTTGTCTTCTCTGTTTTGCGTCAGACGAATATTAGTTCTGAAATGTGGAGAAATCCTTCCCTAAATCACTTCACACTGCTCAAAGTATcgctgcttgtgtgtgtctatCCGTTAATGTGACTGTGCAGTTCAGACTCGTGtcatgttgaaagtgatacGGAAATGTTAATAGGTCAAACCTAGTAAGACTGCCGGTGCGACTCTTTCAGAAGCATGACCAGAGTGCTCGTTCAGACATGATGCTGACATGTTCAGCTGCTGTCAGATCTACAGAACAGTCAGTGCCTATATCTGCACGTTTCAGCGGAAGCCACACTGTAGAGTTATAtcaaagccattttaaggctgCAAGaaatttttttcatataaataaaaaacagtaacAACATTTTTAGGGGTTTGACCAATGACTTAAGAGGGACTTTAATTAAGAACCTGCCTTCAGAACCACAGAACATGTTATATGACACACTGACAGGGACTATAGTACTAATCATTCTGCAGTAGTACTGATCGAAGTATTTTAATGTGAAACTGATCATCacatttgcagcaaaaataggcaaaaaaagacttaaacaaaaatattagagAGAAAATGTCTTGTGCAATATATACCAGGCCTACATTTAGCACATCTGATATATGGTGCATGTGAAGGTGAGAGCAGCACCATCAGGCTGGCATTTAACTGTGGCCACGGAAGACAACTTTTGAACAACAGTGAGGTATGCCTGTTCACAGCTGTGTAGATTTGAAGTTACAACTTTTGTAAATCCAGTAAATTGCTGGACTGATAAAAAGGAATCCTTATTCTTCTGACGTTACTTATATGAAATTTCTAATTTTGAGTTCTCAGGTGTAATTAAATCTGAGTTCACGACTTCATTCTTCATTGTATTTCCACTGAGAAGTGACTCTCCAGCAGTGGTTCATGGATATAGTTTGGTGACCTCTGCTGTCAAAACTACAAAGGTGCAGGAATAAAAAGAAGAATTCCGGAGGCAAAGATGTATTTTCCCATCCATTCCTGACCAATACAGGGCTtactcctcattagggttgcaggggggctgcagtctatcccagctgacttagggcaaaggcaggagacaccctggacgggtcgccagtctatcacagaagTACGCATCGAGACAAACAATCATTCTCAAACCTACGGACAATTATAATTGCCAATTAACCtcatgatgtttttggactgtgggaggaggccagacctggagaaaacccacgtatgcacagggagaacatgcataTTCCACACAGAACGATCCCAGGCGGGATGTGAACCAGAGACCtcctagctgtgaggtgacagtgctaatcactgagccactgtgcagcctgcaaAGATATATTCTCCTAACCACAATTTCTTCATCAGATCGGTTAATTCAGAATGTTAAATTTGTCCCTAAAGGATGAAGTTTCACTCAGTGAGTATGCAGACATTCATAAATAGTGATTTCTACTGCAGAAAATTGTGTCAGGTAGGAGATGGTGTGAACATTTGTAGAAGTGACTGCTGTTAATCAGCCCTTTCAGCTTTTATGTTTCTACTTCAGCATTAGATCCAACAGCCTCAACCAAGAGACTGACTCAAGTTGCGCCAAAACAATGTAGTTATTGCATGTAACTTCAGTTGCATGGTCACACAATGGAGGGTTTCTTATGTTAATctatttaatgaattttatagTTAAGATAGTAATATTAAAGAAGAAGACTGCTGTTCAACGAGGACATTGAGAGAGCAGAAAAATTGTGCTTGTTGTCCTCTcagagtttaaccaatcagcatttgTCTTTTCTGACTTTAACAAATAATTTTGAGATACAGACAGCTTTGAGATCAAACACTcaagtcagtcctaactataagatttgtcaaaaaggaaggttttaagcctggtcttaaaaatagagagcgTGTCTgcctcccaaacccaaactaggagctggttccacaggagaggagcctgataactgaaggctctgcctcccattctacttttagaaattctGGGAACCACAaataagcctgcagtctgagagtgaagatgttaggctggctgctgccaggcccaGATAGTGCTCCTCCCTCTCTCCGCCTTGTTTTCCTTCTCAGGTTGGatcagcggcagcagcaggtgTTCCTCATCTGTGATCATCATCAGCTGGTCCAGGAGCAGCTGAGGAGCTGCCAATCAAGCCCTTCATCACTACAGTATAAGCAGACgccactcacctctcagtgGCGGATTGTGACATAGCCAGTAACCACATACTGCTTGTTCCTCAAGCCTCAGTTTCTTCTGGAGACTCTTTAGTAATCCTGTTTGTCCTCCTTCGTTCGTTTCAGTTTGGGTCCAACTGCTTCTGCTTCGTTCCCTCTGTGTTCCGCCTCCACCTCCAGTTCCAGTTCCGAGCCTGGATTCTCTCACCTGAGCTGTTTTCCTCACACCTGGCGTCCATCTTCAGTAACCTGCCATTCTTCATCTGAGCTCCAAGCGAGCAGCCAAGAACTACCTGCCAGACACGCTAGATCCCAGTCCGAGCATCTCGCTTATGTTTCTTCGTGAGTTACAGTTTAGTTTAGTTGTTTATTCTTCCTAGTGTTATTGTTTGGTACATTTGTAGAATCAGCAGTTTCAGTGATTTTTCTGAGCTTAACGTGATTAGCTTCGCTTTGAGTTTTGTGTGGGTTCTGTTATCATAATATTTAGAGTTTGAACTTTATTGCCTGGGTGTTACCCACCGTGAGTCAGTGCTAGTTTGTTGGTCATCCTCGCCTCTAGTGGTCACTCGTACTTACCTGAGCTTAATGATTTGTTTCTGCCTCGAGTGTTTCCTGTTGTAGTTCctacactgtaacaaattgcagtaaaaatactgcatattttgtacagtaatatccgttctttgtaaatacagctgaatgctgtaaatatatacgtttttaaagaacaaaatattaacaacaAGCTACTgtacaatcttacagcagattacagtatttttctggtttgggttgatttgagtgtgactgttgctgcagtccgaCCGTTACTCGTCTCGGCAAATCTTCCTGCACATCaccacatttagcaaacagtcaacacaaagaagtgactAAATAGGTTTAAAAGAGtatgtatcagtgattttactcattactgGGGGAAGACctgggagaaaaggaagaactgaGGACGACAATTTTCGGccctcagacctgcagggatcacctgtagctgatccatcctgctccgGTGGTTCACTTAACAAGGTAACTTTGGTTTTTGAAAAAGTCAGccttacttttaattctgtcagtctcttttatgttttattcttcgACAGTAACATAAACACAGCCAGGTTAGTTACTGCTTGGTGTTAGCCACGagtcgctagcatgaatgctaacgtttcccacactgttagctagcagctagcatgctCCCCTTCGGCTGCAGAGTGGACACAACTTTGGGTCTTTCTTTTAGaccagaccaggaaaatgaatttctaagcaaccagaTCCAACTAGGTTAGGTTATCTATCTCtgtctttgtgtaatttttgatcaaatatacaatgtgatgctccactgatctgttatcagatctccacatgtacttgtctgcattcGACCATTTAGgtaatttcaatttttaaaaaggtttgtaggatgtgtcatgttgcttttctctccacttaggaaaggtaAATTTGGGTGTTatgcaaacagctgcaaaaattagatttaaatgtgtattgaactaaatagctgttttaactggaagcctctgttttgcttaataacttgagtttcctgtttatttttgttcggtttttttttttttttttggatgaatgtgacagagttccatattatGTTCAAGGAATCTTTGCCTACTacacctaatatattctttGTCATTTCCTTGTAGGGTCTTtcttggtatcaaccctgagaggggaacaaaggccagtcaggagaaggtgatgttcaagaggtcaggaagctgctccagaagaagacatctactgtaaatccccatgtagtcacctttataaaaagactcatggactctgagtgggacttcatgtaaacccacagcacctGTCCACACAGAACCTCATTTTGACAAAGCAAAAGCCccgtctgcaaccagatgttcatgttgtcattctaAGGTAgcaagtctcagtattgtgttgggttcagtataaaatacttcagttccaagtttgttccatgacttggtgtttattgaacatgatcaagagttatgaaagactgattctgaaggcctgaaatgtgatatgcaatttttaaacagattgttgacaacctgttaaacatcattaattgtttttatagattttattttacaagacttgaattacttgaaatttgttagttgctgaatgtgttcaacccaaactcagtgtacctgaagTAGAACATGCAGAATGggaacctgttcagcatgaggaaatgattgtatgttactaaaactgAATGGGTTATATAGGTCAGTTTCTGAACCatgtttgatacagagttggccttaataaaagcttaatgttgaaaagtcatctcttgtctgagccatttctatgctatgctatttcctggggatttcaaaatgaaagccccaggaaatggCTCTCGAAACAgcataatactgtaattttcttttttacagtaaactgttgttgtaaaataacagttgtctgctggcaacttttgctgccagctctttactgtaaatttacagggaaatttaTAGTGTAGTCTTGCTACTTGTAGTTCTTTTTGTTCTAGACTGTGCAAATAAACCTTATACTTGCATTTTGAATCTGTCTGTTCcttttcctgcacctgagccaccTTGAATTTGTAAcagaagagttctgctaggatctGGTACTATAAGGTTTtcaagatatgatggagattggtttaGAGCTTTTGTATGTCaggagaaggattttgaattctgttTTAGATCActcaggaagccaatgaagaaaAGCCAGTATaagagaaatatgatctctcctgctaactcccgtcagtactttgactgcagcattttggatcaactgTAGGTTTTTCAGAGAGCTATGGGGACAACCTGATGGTAAGGAATTGCAATAGTCAAGCCTGGAAGTCACAAATTCATGgacaatttttttctgcatcactctcagacaggatgttcctgatttttccagtatttctcaggtgaaagaaggaagtcctacagatttgttttatgtgtaagtcaaaggacatgtcctggtcaaagataactcaGAGGTTCCTCAcggtagtactggaggccaatgtaatgccatccagagtaactatatgctttgaaagtgAGTTTCTGGGATGTTTGGACCCAAATGCAATggcttcagtcttgtctgaatttagtagtaggaaatttcTGAACAAATACCTGCTGATAGTGGTCCTTATCTGGAGGGTGCAGTGATGTTGTTTACTACTCACCTATGCACAGCTTTTCATAAACTGACCTCATATTACCCAGGTAAAGTTTGACCTCATGTCTACTGACAGTTTTAGAGTTCACTTTAAAATCAGTGTTAGCAATGTTCTGTCACCAAGACCTCAGGACAGTCTTCTGTTTAGTTTCACTCTGCAGACCTAAGTCATGCTGTTCTGTTCTctctatatacatatatgtttATGGCATCTGTGCTACAAGGCATAGAAAAGTTGGTCTGACACCTCAACCTGTCATGGATCTGTGGGTTGAGGACCGAAATACAAGCACCAGTATTAAAGGAACAAAGTGCAAACTTTAATCATAGAGCTGATGCAAAAGGCAAACCACAGTCCAgataaatcaaaagaaaaataaaacataatcacaaatttcattaaaagtaaataaagcaTGTCATAAACTGAAGTAAGAgataagaaacacaaaaacactgaaagaaactAAATGTACAAACTGGAAGTAAGTGAACAGGAGGTCTAACATGAGAGAGGTAAACAGGGTAATGAACAGGACAAACTGACaaagacagagggacagacgcGATTATTCAAAAACTCAGAACTGAGTGGGGAGACAAGACACGGAATAAAGCTATCAGGACAAACGAAAGGGAGGGAAAAGAGCGACAAGGAACGGAAATAAGAACACAAGCAACACGCAAGGAAAGgcaatttcaaaaaaatacagGTAGTAACTGAAAAGGGATACAAAAAtcagagaggaaacagaaaaggAACAACACACATAAATGtattacagaaacaaaacaaaaacttgatTTCACCTTAAAGGTTcatttttgtgtacattttatttGCCAAAAACATCCCACACTCTTATTTCTATGATGATGCTTAGAGTATGTGAACTTTATATAATCTAcattgttgtttaatttttaatcagTTGTCCTTTCACCTTTTCCAGGTACCCCTCTGACTTAAAGCTTCACAGtttctctgctttgtgtttgcatgtctttgttgcAACCTACAACAGAATATAAAGCCTGTTACTGCCTTGTTTCAGTCACTTCACTGTTTTGCAGGAATAGGCATGGGTAAGACTATGCATAAATTCCAGTAACTATACTTACTATCCCTGAAGTAAGAGCACATACACATGTGGTTTCATCGTGCAAACAAATCTTAAGGCACATTATTGTTTAGTCCTGTGTTTAAGTTCTATCCATACTCGTGACTTCTCCAAATGAATACTCAGTcgtctctcaagtcaaagcaaaatTTTACTTGCGCAAGGAATCACTTGAACAGAGCAGAGTCTGAAAGAGAGACTGACAATAGGTGGAAACAGTTCAGTTTTTAAGCAGGCACATAAACAAGTTACATTGGTATTATCAGTTTCTGAGCAGCCAGTTTCAACTGGCTACTTGCAGGACCaacttgttatattttcatggCCAAAGTTAAATCATTGAAATTTACGGAGTACATTGGGTTATGTgagttcacagtcacacagGTATACAGTAGTTTTGAACCATGAAGACCATTTAATCATTAACATCATTATAATTTTATAGCAATACTGCATACGGAAAGATAAAAGGAAAAAGGGTGATTTAAAAAGCAGTGTTCATGTAAACACATGGATTGATTGGGAGGTGAGATGCAGCATTAAACTGATGTGGGTGGAGGCCACAGTCAAAAgagtgagaaaacacacaaagtctgCCTGTTAGCAGTGACAACTTTAATTAGTTTACCACAGAACTTAACTTAAACATGTGATTTTTGACTTTGGTCACAGTTCTTCAGAGAGAATCCAGACACAACGTTGGTCAGTTTGGTAACTTTGGGAGGAGCAGGCATGGTGATGACACGCTTCAGAAAGCAGCGACGCCTACAACACAAGAAACATCTTAAATCAACACTAGAAATACAGCTGATATTAAATTAGGAGAACAAGTGAGGTTACAACAACATCTTACTACTGAATGGTAAATGCCAAATGATTTCTGGGTAATAATGTAATGGCTGACATGATTGGATTTAGAGCAGATTTGAAGCAGCTTTGCATGCATGCATAAGGAGGAAATACTGTACCAATAATCACGGTTAGAGAAGTTGTTATTGACATAGGTGTAGAACTGGCAGTTGGGATCATCAGTACAGGTcctctgacattgttctgcatCATCCATCAGCTCAAAGCGAATATCAGAACCTCGGAAATCTACTCCCTCCTGAGCCACCTTCAGCCAGTCTGTTAACAGAGATGAACAGGGTTAACTTCTGCTGCAAActtaacacacaaacaacatacTGAAAGGACGGATCGATACAGCATGTGTATGTGCTGAATTATTTAGATACTATAGACTGCAAACTAACCAAATCTGGTGGGAAACTGTATTGTTTGTGAAATGAGAGAGTACCGTTACCAGGAAGTTACCTTCTGATAAGTACAGATAACGACAaaatcttttgaaatgttttggtaAAAACCATAAGTGTGAAAGTCAAGCTTGTGCTAGATGTCACCAAAGAGGATCATTAAAGTCAAGATAAACTGTCTATCAAACATAAATAATCCAAACTCTCAAACagatgttgagatatttcattgaaaaagtaaaaacaggaTTGAGCAGGTCACCATCTACTAGCATTGCTTGAGCCTGATTAAAAGAAATGGGTAAATCGATAACTTGAAGTTACACCATAAACAGTTAGCATTTGCTGTGGTTTGTGATGGTCTCCTCAAAGTGTGTCCTTTCTCACAGGTCTGGTGTTGATCAGTGGTACATACCGTCATTAGGCTGACAGAAGCGTGGTGGCAGCCCTGATGTGTATCCATCTCTTACATTGGTCACCATTTGGTTTGGATTGTTCTTCAACTGACAACTGAAGGTATTACTGCAAAGTCAAGataattatttacaattaaagcATGTCTGAATTTTCACATCCAAAAGCAGAGAGCAGATTTAACTGAAAAGCAAAAATCAGCATCAGGACGGTCAAGATAATGATGCCAGAACAGTGAATAGGCAAATATAATTCGGGGCACAACAACTTATTGGAGTCTCATTGGACTAACTGTGGCCAGCATTCAGCATGAAAGATTGTTTAAGTATTTGTGTCACTCTGAGACAATGAGTCAAAAACACAGTACCTGGCATAAGTGAAGTAGGTGCAGCTGTGATGAACAGAGCACAGAGCCTGACAGTGTTCAGGAGAGGCAGCTGGTAGGACAAGGCTGTTGCGTCCTGAGACGTCAATGCCTGGAAACAGTTTGCTCTGACATGCTGTTTAAAATATAATCAATACAGTTGGAAAACAACCACATACAGGTGATTTCCACATACTATGTGACTGTTTGTGTACCTGTGTCGTAGTTTTGAGCTGTCATTTGTGCATTGTGGGAGAATCCAGATGTCACACCAGCCTTTCTTTCTACAATATCAGTTCTTGGTATATTCCAGCTGAATTTAAGATGACATTTATACCTAAAACAGAGCAAGAAATGACAGCATCATTAAAAGATGGAGGTTATGATATCATGCCATTTATGTGCAGATTCCAGAGCTAAATCGTCTTTCTCACTAGATGGATCCATTCAGTTCATTAGTCATGAGGAGGTCTACTCAGCCTCAAGGAGCTTTGACAAGTCTAAGTAAACACTTCTTACATGACAGTGACATTTAAGGGTTATATTAGCTTGGACACAGAAATAAGAATTGTTTAATAGAAAGCTTGCATAGAAAGAAACCTTGGCATGGAGCTTAAAAGAAGACTCTATCAAGCTGAATTTTAGAAAATATGGGGTCAAATATTGGAGCTGGACTTGTAAAAGAGcatgtttcttctttttaaaatctgtctaTTATGAATCCACCCAATGAGAATAAACCTTATTTTTGCACCAATGACAAAGTGTTTCAAACTGTAACGCACCATTATGTGATTCAGATTTACCTGATTTCCGGTTGTGTGAAAACCCCATTTGCAAAAGTGAAGAACTGACAGATTGGGTCCTGAGTGCAGACCCTCTGGCATTCCTCAGAGTCAGCTGTGAACAAGAATCTGTAGTCTGCACCCAGAAAGTCGATGTTCTGGTACACCTGAGAAAAGCAAAGTTCTTCTGTagacaacagaaacacagacagtgaAAGTTGACAGGATGCGGCCATACATTGTGAATTAATCAAAGGCTTCTGTCATGGTTTCGTAACGGTTGTGAGCTTACGTTGGTCTGGGATGCAGGATTTCAGAGAATAGCCAGAGGTGACACCCAGTAGTGGAGTCTGAACATTGGGCTTCCCAGTGGGAGTGGACTTAAGGTAGCAGTAGAAGTGCCTGAAGAAGAGTGAAGATGTTTCTTAAGTGGTACAGTGACGCAGTGGTTAGCATTGTCGTCTCGCAGCTCAAAGGGTCTACTTGTTTTGCTGGGGATAAAGCAAGAAATTAAGAAGTCTTGTATGAAAGAAATTTTAAATCTGCACTACCTGAGCCTTACGTATTAATGACAAAGCCCTTGAGGAAATGCTGGATTTAACCGTAGGCTTCAGTAACAGAGTGTGTGGGGTCATGTCAATAAATCCAACATGGCATGTGGAAATAGATGCCAAATAAACTGTAACTGTTCGTTAACAATTAAAGTTTACTGTTCAAACACCTCAAACAGCTCCAGGTGGTTGATGTACAGTTTGCACTGTACCAACATTTACAAACCTCTCAATATCCTTCAGTAGTCCCTCATCCCTTTAGGAAAGCATATGTGGATACCACCTTGCAAACACATCCTCCCTATTAGGAAGCCCTGATGCAGCAGGTCGGGTTCCTGCAAAGGTGGAAAGCTAACAACCAAGTTGGAGTTTTTCCACAATCTTGCCTGGAAGTGATGCAGCTGTTAAGATCAAGTCTCGCAGCAATGAAATCGCTTTGTTCCGGCCCTTGCTCCAAATGAGAGTGGCATGTATGTTGAGTGGGTGGCTGCAGCTTCATTGACTGGCAGTGCTGCACTGTTGGGAGTGGGCCATGGTGTTGCAGGATTGCAAGAGCTGGAGGAAAATATAGGACTTACATCATACTGAGACACAATCTGTTTCTTCTTCAGCTTTCACCTGTTGGCATCAAGTGATGTCCAAACAGGCCCTCAGTGGAGACTGACTCGTCTAGATAAATGGGTCTGTCTctacagcagaaagaaacagcCACAGTTGTCTCTGTGTCACCACCATGGAAACCATCCTTCTCCAAGGAAAGCGGAACACACAAACAGTGTGATTTGCAGTGGCCTTAACTTCTTTGAGGAAAAGTGTCAAAGGACTGTAAGGACGCAGCAAAGACAAACTTTGCCAAACACATCACCAGGTTTTTCTGGAGCTCAACACACAGGATATGCATACTTGAGCTCAACAGATTTTCTTCAGCTGTAATGTGGAGAACATGTAGTACCTGGATGGGAGATTTGGGGGGCTGTGCATGCTGAGGTTGCGGGACAGCCAGCACGGCAGTGGCAGCATACTGACAAGGCTAATCCTTGTGCTCATTCtttgtgaaaacatgcatgTCCAAACCATTGTGCAGCATGCCATCATCATCATGGTGGGTTTCTAGTCCAAAATGTGTTTGGCTAGCTCCCTCAGAGGGCTGTGGCCCAAATATATTCCATGTGGTCAGCACAGCTAGCAGCAGGTATGTCGATTAGAAACTCCTCACTGTCAGACTCAGACAAAGTCGAGTTCTttggagaggaggggagagtcTTCAGTCAGGCCAGGGGTAGTCTCACTCTCCAGATGTAGGTTGCAGGTCCAAGCCCGCCAATTGCTGATCATTTCAATTGGCATCTCCCATCCCATGTCTCATACTCTGAGTTAATCAACCAAAGTCTGACCTCCAACAATGATGAGGATGGAGATCGCCCACCTAGAAGACTTGTACAGAGACAACCGCCTCCTCCTGAACATCAGCAAGACCAAGGAGCTGATTGTGGACTAcagcaagaagcagcagagggcaTACCATCCACTCAGGATCAGCGGGACAGAGGTGGAGAGAGTGGAGAGCTTGAAGTACCTGGGTGTTAACGTCATGCAGGACCTAACGTGGGTCTGTCACATTAACACCCTGGTGAAGAAGGCTCGATAGCGACTCTACCACCTCAGATGCCTGAGGGACTTTAAAGTCCCTTACAAGGTGCTCAAGAACTTTTACACCTGCACCATTGAGACTGTTTTGGTTGGGAGTGTCACCACCTGGACgggcagcagcacccagcaggacTTCTTGGCCCTGAGGAGGGTGGTCCGCTCAGCTGAGCACACCATCAGAACCACCCTACAGGACATTTATTACAAACACTGCAGGTTAAAGGCCAAGAAGATTGTGAGTGAGCCCACCCACCCCAACCTCagactgttctctctgctgccgTCAAGGCGGTGTTACTGCTGCCTGAAGGCAAACACAGTGAGGATGAGGAGTTTCTTCCCACAGGCTGTCCGCCTGCTGAACCTGAAACAATAGACTCAATAGACAATCATGCAACCTCTGTTCAATATCCCATTCATTCTCACcttgtatatatattatttgcACTATTCCACTTTGATATATTTATATCGCTAATTACtatctgtatgtatgtatatattcatatatgtatggatgtgtgtgtgtatatatatatatatatatatatatatatatatatatatatatgtatatgtgtatatatatatatgtgtgtatgtgtatgtatatgtatgtatcgAACAGGTGAGCAATGCATTTCATTGCCCATTATACTATGTAcaattgtgtttgtgacaaataaaggtct
It encodes the following:
- the LOC111572227 gene encoding coagulation factor XI-like, whose product is MMAANLILVCLFSLCSLSLSQECNQELQENVDFPGTDIKFLYSPGAQHCQQLCTQHPSCLFFTFIRADWTRDNRHFYCYLKSTPTGKPNVQTPLLGVTSGYSLKSCIPDQQELCFSQVYQNIDFLGADYRFLFTADSEECQRVCTQDPICQFFTFANGVFTQPEIRYKCHLKFSWNIPRTDIVERKAGVTSGFSHNAQMTAQNYDTACQSKLFPGIDVSGRNSLVLPAASPEHCQALCSVHHSCTYFTYASNTFSCQLKNNPNQMVTNVRDGYTSGLPPRFCQPNDDWLKVAQEGVDFRGSDIRFELMDDAEQCQRTCTDDPNCQFYTYVNNNFSNRDYWRRCFLKRVITMPAPPKVTKLTNVVSGFSLKNCDQSQKSHV